A genome region from Methanococcoides burtonii DSM 6242 includes the following:
- a CDS encoding CxxC-x17-CxxC domain-containing protein, with product MERRSFNGRGGGSGGFNNGPREMHKAKCADCGQETEVPFVPDPDRPVYCKECYQSHRPPKRY from the coding sequence ATGGAAAGAAGAAGCTTTAACGGCAGAGGCGGCGGAAGCGGTGGTTTCAATAATGGACCAAGAGAGATGCACAAAGCTAAATGTGCTGACTGCGGTCAGGAAACAGAAGTGCCTTTCGTACCGGACCCTGACAGGCCAGTATACTGCAAGGAATGCTACCAGAGCCACAGACCACCTAAACGATATTAA
- a CDS encoding archaellin/type IV pilin N-terminal domain-containing protein, which translates to MNQWNKIIKDDKAFTGLEAAIVLVAFVVVAAVFSYVMLGAGFYTTQKSQEVVHTGVAQASSSVAVAGDVVAKGHTSDGSVANITFYISTTAGGSPVDLSKSILTYTDSDNFVANCNWSTSAIIGDSDELVEKGEKYQITAELGAGGSLVTTMPGVNEKIKIELKPPTGAVLIVERSMPPEITANSYYTVY; encoded by the coding sequence ATGAATCAATGGAACAAAATCATAAAAGATGACAAAGCATTTACTGGGCTTGAAGCCGCAATCGTTCTGGTTGCATTTGTAGTCGTAGCAGCGGTTTTCAGTTATGTAATGCTTGGAGCAGGGTTCTATACAACCCAGAAGAGTCAGGAAGTCGTACACACAGGTGTGGCGCAGGCCAGTAGTAGTGTTGCAGTGGCTGGGGACGTTGTCGCTAAAGGTCATACGTCTGATGGAAGTGTTGCAAATATTACTTTCTATATATCAACCACAGCTGGAGGGTCGCCTGTAGATCTCAGCAAATCTATTTTGACATACACCGATTCGGATAATTTTGTAGCTAACTGTAATTGGAGCACTTCAGCTATAATTGGGGACAGTGATGAGTTGGTTGAGAAGGGAGAGAAATATCAGATCACAGCTGAATTGGGGGCTGGGGGGTCATTAGTTACAACCATGCCTGGTGTGAACGAAAAGATAAAGATTGAACTTAAGCCACCAACTGGGGCTGTATTGATAGTAGAAAGATCTATGCCTCCTGAAATTACTGCAAATAGTTATTATACGGTTTATTGA
- a CDS encoding archaellin/type IV pilin N-terminal domain-containing protein, whose translation MFKKFFNDDKAFTGLEAAIVLVAFVVVAAVFSYVMLGAGFYTTQKSQEVVHTGVAQASSSLEVSGDVIASGNITANTIENVTVFVQLTAGGSPIDMNRTIITYTDLNNHASFTMDDPEMTVPAKYGGADADNLLEKFEKFEVRIDLSSYSISANDEFQFEIKPPEGASYTLQRSAPPQIDAIMTLY comes from the coding sequence ATGTTTAAGAAATTCTTTAATGATGATAAAGCATTTACTGGACTTGAAGCAGCAATTGTTTTAGTAGCGTTTGTCGTTGTGGCTGCTGTTTTCAGTTATGTCATGCTTGGAGCAGGGTTCTACACAACCCAGAAGAGTCAGGAAGTCGTACACACGGGCGTGGCACAGGCCAGCAGTAGTCTTGAGGTAAGTGGGGATGTTATTGCATCTGGAAACATTACTGCTAATACTATTGAAAATGTGACCGTATTTGTGCAACTTACTGCGGGAGGTTCACCTATTGATATGAACAGAACTATAATCACATATACGGATCTTAATAACCATGCATCCTTTACTATGGATGATCCCGAAATGACCGTGCCAGCAAAATATGGCGGTGCCGATGCTGATAACCTTCTTGAGAAATTCGAGAAATTCGAAGTGCGCATTGATCTTAGCAGCTATTCTATAAGTGCTAACGATGAATTCCAGTTTGAGATAAAGCCACCTGAGGGAGCTTCCTACACTCTGCAGAGATCGGCACCTCCTCAGATAGACGCAATAATGACACTCTATTAA
- a CDS encoding flagellar protein FlaF has product MGLDTVIVAFFVITTMLVVANTLVFGMNEFIDSSFDGYSAMHTTTIDKMQTDIEIQNIWFNSTENHLHFMVENTGETKLSEFDLWDIIVIKNGTADYMGGNRWALDVYDGQLNPNILDPLEEMEIEIMEEYNNGDAIILKVITPNGIVSSKGWTIGG; this is encoded by the coding sequence ATGGGTCTTGATACAGTAATTGTGGCCTTTTTTGTTATTACGACTATGTTAGTTGTAGCAAACACCCTCGTATTCGGAATGAATGAATTCATAGATTCGTCTTTTGATGGGTATAGTGCAATGCATACAACGACAATAGATAAAATGCAAACAGATATTGAAATACAGAATATCTGGTTTAATTCAACGGAAAATCATCTTCATTTCATGGTGGAAAATACCGGTGAGACAAAGTTAAGTGAGTTCGATCTATGGGATATTATTGTTATTAAAAACGGTACTGCCGATTATATGGGTGGCAATAGGTGGGCACTGGATGTCTATGATGGCCAGCTAAATCCCAACATTCTAGATCCACTCGAAGAAATGGAGATTGAGATAATGGAAGAATATAACAATGGGGATGCTATCATTTTGAAAGTTATAACTCCAAACGGCATAGTTTCCTCTAAAGGCTGGACAATTGGTGGTTAA
- a CDS encoding ATPase domain-containing protein, which translates to MVDIDDKKNILSSGNNEIDKKLGEGIPLGSLVLIEGENDTGKSVLCQQLVHGGLNQLHRMAYYSTENTIKSLLKQMESLSLDVSDFYSWGYLRILPVQLAGVDWTSEQMKGTLNLMAENIKNMREQVIFIDSLTMFTTYSDEDSILGFLTKLKNLCDQGHTIFITLHQHAFKEDTLVRIRSACDCHLFLRKEQLSDRYISVMEVAKIRGAKIRTGNIVSFEVQPGYGLKIIPISHAKT; encoded by the coding sequence ATGGTGGATATTGACGATAAAAAAAATATTCTTTCAAGTGGTAATAATGAAATTGATAAAAAACTTGGAGAAGGCATACCTCTGGGGTCCCTTGTACTTATAGAGGGTGAAAACGATACTGGTAAAAGTGTTTTATGTCAGCAACTAGTACATGGTGGATTGAATCAGTTGCACAGGATGGCATATTATTCAACTGAGAACACCATCAAAAGTCTACTTAAGCAGATGGAAAGTTTAAGTCTGGATGTATCCGATTTTTATAGTTGGGGTTATCTAAGAATATTGCCCGTCCAACTTGCTGGTGTTGATTGGACTTCTGAACAAATGAAAGGGACTCTTAATTTAATGGCAGAGAATATTAAAAATATGAGGGAACAGGTTATATTTATAGATTCTCTCACAATGTTTACGACATATTCTGATGAAGATAGTATTCTTGGTTTCCTTACCAAGCTTAAAAATTTGTGTGATCAGGGTCATACAATCTTTATCACCTTGCATCAGCATGCTTTCAAGGAAGACACTCTTGTAAGGATCAGGTCCGCATGCGATTGTCACCTGTTTCTCAGGAAAGAGCAGCTTTCGGATCGCTATATCAGTGTTATGGAAGTTGCAAAGATAAGGGGTGCAAAGATACGTACGGGTAATATTGTGAGCTTTGAAGTTCAACCTGGGTATGGGCTGAAAATTATTCCTATCTCTCACGCAAAAACGTGA
- a CDS encoding type II/IV secretion system ATPase subunit — MAGSKGILIDEEFEKGLKACFPFKPKKYEGHEHSEIKNSSLYKILSPEMKKEVENNRHLLEYLHILPIDTIGIPKYVSNLTSKYGDLEKPNLIYKTSDNTYVHIYPNKNGVRDYYIPIEPTLLIGVGNLLKELEIKMLDYLTGIEFDPNDVEEKTKILIDALDDICVIGVKEQNDDSFTNFKNSLEAKLFPDKRKNEDGHIYLSQEKYYALKYLLLRDKIALGFLAPYICDSNIEDITCNGLGSIFLEHKVFDGLRSVLEFTDNDVLNHFIIKLAERIGKPITFKDPIVDATLPDGSRINIVYGTDVSKNGSNFTIRKFNDIPFSILQVIDRGTMDYKVAAYIWILLSEGMSGFICGETASGKTTSLNALTTFISPDAKLVSIEDTPELQIPHKNWTREVTRGSTRGGGVGEGTGSDVTMFDLLKAGLRQRPNYILVGEIRGVEGNVAFQAMQTGHPVVSTFHAASVEKLIQRITAEPISIPKTYVDNLNFVIIQSAVRRPDGKMVRRVISVSEVIGFDAQKGVSFIESYTWDPITDTHVFNAHGSSYLLEQKIATRLGIPANKKYVVYEEIEKRAKILESFQEEGITNFYDFFDTISKITKHGLLRIKF; from the coding sequence ATGGCTGGATCTAAGGGCATACTTATAGACGAGGAGTTTGAAAAGGGGTTAAAAGCTTGCTTTCCTTTCAAACCAAAAAAATATGAGGGGCATGAGCATTCTGAAATAAAAAATTCGAGTCTATATAAGATACTTTCTCCCGAAATGAAAAAAGAAGTTGAAAACAACCGTCATCTTTTGGAATATTTGCATATATTACCGATCGATACGATTGGAATTCCAAAATATGTTTCCAATCTTACATCTAAATATGGTGATCTCGAAAAACCCAATTTAATATACAAAACTAGTGATAATACCTATGTACATATTTATCCAAACAAGAATGGTGTAAGGGATTATTATATTCCGATAGAACCAACCCTGCTCATCGGTGTTGGTAATCTGCTAAAAGAATTGGAAATAAAAATGCTGGATTACCTCACGGGAATTGAGTTTGATCCGAATGATGTCGAAGAGAAAACAAAAATATTGATCGACGCTCTGGATGATATTTGTGTAATTGGAGTAAAGGAACAAAATGATGATTCTTTTACGAATTTTAAAAATTCTCTTGAAGCAAAACTCTTTCCGGATAAAAGAAAAAATGAGGACGGACACATATATTTATCCCAAGAAAAATATTATGCCTTAAAATATCTTCTTCTTAGGGATAAGATCGCATTAGGTTTTCTCGCTCCATATATATGTGACAGTAATATTGAAGATATCACCTGCAACGGACTAGGGTCTATATTTCTGGAACACAAAGTGTTCGATGGTCTAAGAAGTGTCCTTGAGTTCACTGACAATGATGTTCTCAACCACTTTATAATCAAGCTTGCAGAAAGGATCGGTAAACCTATTACTTTTAAAGATCCAATTGTGGATGCCACACTTCCAGATGGTTCAAGGATTAACATTGTTTATGGAACCGATGTGAGCAAAAATGGTAGTAACTTCACAATAAGGAAATTTAATGATATTCCATTCAGTATTCTTCAGGTAATCGATAGGGGTACGATGGATTATAAGGTCGCAGCTTATATCTGGATTCTTCTTTCTGAGGGGATGAGTGGTTTTATCTGTGGTGAAACTGCAAGCGGTAAAACAACTTCATTAAATGCCCTTACAACTTTTATAAGTCCTGATGCAAAATTGGTTTCTATAGAAGATACTCCTGAATTACAGATCCCTCATAAAAATTGGACACGTGAGGTGACTCGTGGTAGCACAAGAGGTGGTGGTGTTGGCGAAGGGACTGGTTCGGATGTTACGATGTTCGACCTTCTAAAAGCTGGCTTGAGGCAGAGACCAAATTATATTCTTGTGGGTGAGATTAGAGGAGTCGAGGGAAATGTTGCCTTTCAGGCTATGCAGACAGGTCACCCTGTTGTATCAACCTTCCACGCTGCAAGTGTTGAAAAATTAATACAGAGGATCACTGCAGAACCCATAAGCATTCCCAAAACATATGTTGATAATTTGAATTTTGTTATTATTCAATCTGCTGTCAGACGGCCCGATGGGAAAATGGTGAGAAGGGTAATTAGCGTAAGTGAAGTTATTGGGTTTGATGCCCAAAAGGGTGTTTCTTTCATAGAGTCATATACCTGGGATCCGATCACTGATACTCATGTTTTCAATGCTCACGGTAGTTCTTATCTTCTGGAACAAAAAATTGCAACAAGGCTAGGAATTCCTGCAAATAAAAAGTATGTTGTTTATGAGGAAATAGAGAAAAGGGCTAAAATATTAGAAAGTTTTCAAGAAGAAGGTATCACGAATTTCTATGATTTTTTTGATACGATCTCTAAAATTACAAAACATGGGTTACTGAGAATTAAATTCTAA
- the flaJ gene encoding archaellar assembly protein FlaJ, translating into MDISGLKNIFKRIDEGNSSNSLSKMWSRKVENFKKDLYISNDMLFSLTYMASISTANVSRDKIFTNISEKTEYCPHTYFKKVKDLAQDWHYDYAQACELVSVKIKNAKLHELFNRFSNSIASGEPDVEFLKKEWKLFKTIRKDEFERNLETTKEWSNAYTALLVSTSLVSIIVLLSVILYNLGEPSKTLYGTAFIVSLMSFGGVALLFKGVPRDSMIHSLDKKSKEQTYIYKWLPVTIIFSVLSVVTLTLIPSFFYPVDFYVGIKGFGMILAGLIMLPVGLAARTDVIKVNKRDESYTTFIRSLGSIVSGSGLTLPKALMKIDPKNLGELREITIELHRKLTIGMDSKLCWNQFVEDSGSYLIHKFTSVFVDSINLGGDAEAVGELVSSSNLELVLLRMKRERISASFTFLVVPLHLAMVALLLFIGQILMLFTNIISELFTKYDISESAIAGGAGGVSMNLGIFGGVPVELLGQFVVVVIIVLTLGNVLAVNLVKGGPLYLLVFYGSIFFIFSGIMMLIVPPVVDIFFSFDSFMDGGI; encoded by the coding sequence ATGGATATTTCTGGCTTAAAAAATATATTTAAGAGAATAGATGAAGGGAATTCTTCAAACTCGTTGTCAAAAATGTGGTCTCGCAAGGTAGAGAACTTTAAAAAAGATCTCTACATTAGCAACGATATGCTATTCTCCTTAACTTATATGGCATCCATATCGACTGCAAATGTAAGTAGGGACAAGATATTCACAAATATATCGGAGAAAACTGAATATTGTCCGCATACTTATTTTAAAAAGGTCAAAGATCTGGCTCAGGATTGGCATTATGACTATGCTCAGGCATGTGAGCTTGTATCTGTTAAGATCAAGAATGCTAAGTTACATGAACTATTTAATAGATTTTCCAATTCAATTGCTTCAGGTGAACCCGACGTTGAGTTTCTCAAGAAAGAGTGGAAATTATTTAAAACAATAAGAAAAGATGAATTCGAGAGAAACCTTGAAACTACAAAAGAATGGTCAAATGCTTACACTGCATTGCTTGTTTCAACATCTCTTGTATCCATTATAGTATTACTTTCTGTAATTTTATATAATTTGGGAGAACCTTCAAAGACGCTTTATGGCACAGCTTTTATCGTATCGCTTATGTCTTTTGGAGGTGTAGCATTACTATTCAAAGGCGTTCCCAGGGATTCGATGATCCATAGTTTGGATAAGAAATCAAAGGAACAGACCTACATCTACAAGTGGTTGCCAGTTACAATAATTTTTTCTGTCCTCTCAGTTGTAACACTGACCTTGATCCCTTCATTTTTTTATCCGGTTGATTTCTATGTTGGTATCAAAGGGTTTGGAATGATCCTGGCGGGTCTGATAATGCTTCCGGTTGGACTTGCAGCTCGCACAGATGTTATCAAAGTCAATAAAAGGGATGAAAGTTACACGACATTTATCAGAAGCCTTGGGTCGATCGTGAGTGGTTCGGGGCTAACACTTCCAAAGGCTCTAATGAAGATAGATCCTAAGAATCTTGGAGAACTGAGGGAGATAACGATCGAACTTCATAGGAAGCTTACGATTGGCATGGATTCAAAGCTGTGCTGGAATCAATTTGTGGAAGACTCAGGTAGCTATTTGATTCACAAATTTACAAGTGTTTTTGTTGATTCCATTAATTTGGGAGGTGATGCTGAAGCGGTTGGAGAGCTTGTAAGTTCCTCAAATCTTGAACTTGTTCTTTTGAGGATGAAAAGGGAGCGTATTTCTGCTTCTTTCACCTTCCTAGTAGTACCTCTTCATCTGGCAATGGTGGCACTTCTTCTTTTCATTGGACAGATACTGATGTTGTTCACAAACATTATTTCAGAGCTATTTACAAAATATGACATATCTGAATCTGCCATCGCAGGTGGTGCTGGCGGTGTTAGCATGAATCTGGGTATATTTGGGGGTGTTCCAGTTGAGCTTCTGGGTCAATTTGTTGTAGTGGTAATTATAGTATTGACACTGGGTAATGTTCTTGCAGTGAATCTTGTGAAAGGGGGCCCCTTATATCTTCTAGTATTTTATGGGTCAATATTTTTCATATTTTCGGGAATCATGATGCTTATTGTTCCTCCTGTGGTAGACATATTCTTTTCGTTTGATTCATTTATGGATGGAGGTATATGA
- a CDS encoding methyl-accepting chemotaxis protein → MGNKEAIIENTTTVESDSKDAAKMAEEISWLIDNLPVTIFRCDINASWDIYYISKNVYDLTGHPKTDFLGKKLTWSDVVFPEDVPKIDAAIDIAMKNNAPYKVNYRIKTKNGDTVYIREEGKLVNDDEGNAAYLDGVFLNITENVIAKAESQKTIVKSIPEPALAIFVDPEGKVKHINDYYVKLSQFQSDEDVIGRSPSEIIGKTTLVGDNSNMKLGASQTIVESVLDTRESVESLEAIIKLHGLDHELYTISSASPIFDEEGVFEGILEVLTDLTDIKQKEKEVNELLDYTNDCLSALGNGIKMVGEGNLNVKLEKIKDDDFGKTFDEFNGFVENLNKIVQATMRDMNATLDEVKQSTEAVNQMNTGMEQISTAAEQIATGSENLSRHANTAALDVKASEQIFKELSEAATKSASFSAQAVEMSDGSQKLANSALKDLEVIMNEIEQLAGIVTSLDGAVDNIDKVTDKIKSIADQTNLLALNAAIEAARAGEHGRGFAVVADEVRKLAEESRSSTAEINGIVVNVQKETKKVTEAIERAKEQVISGNKDIGGALGKSGEITGMVDKINSMLGSLNKKAEEGMEKIESINENIGEVASTAEENAANSEETSAAIEEQTAASEQVSGSIKNVNDLAQKTTDMLMKNFQFSENK, encoded by the coding sequence ATGGGTAACAAAGAAGCAATTATAGAAAATACCACAACTGTGGAATCAGACAGTAAAGATGCAGCAAAAATGGCAGAAGAGATTAGTTGGCTGATAGACAATCTACCAGTCACGATTTTCAGATGTGACATAAATGCATCATGGGATATATACTACATCAGCAAAAATGTATATGATCTTACAGGTCACCCCAAGACAGATTTCCTTGGCAAAAAATTAACATGGTCAGATGTTGTTTTTCCTGAGGATGTGCCAAAAATTGATGCGGCCATTGATATAGCAATGAAGAACAACGCACCATACAAAGTTAACTACAGAATAAAAACTAAAAATGGAGATACTGTTTACATCCGGGAAGAAGGTAAACTGGTAAACGATGACGAAGGAAATGCAGCTTATCTGGATGGTGTATTCCTGAACATTACAGAAAATGTCATTGCAAAAGCAGAGTCCCAGAAAACGATTGTAAAAAGTATACCCGAACCTGCACTTGCTATATTTGTAGATCCTGAAGGCAAGGTCAAGCACATAAACGATTATTATGTTAAACTGAGCCAATTCCAATCGGATGAAGATGTCATAGGAAGATCTCCCTCTGAAATTATTGGGAAAACTACGTTGGTTGGAGATAATTCAAACATGAAATTGGGAGCCAGCCAAACAATTGTTGAATCTGTTCTGGATACACGTGAAAGTGTGGAATCCTTAGAAGCAATTATAAAATTACATGGGCTGGACCATGAACTCTACACAATAAGTTCTGCTTCACCTATATTTGATGAAGAAGGGGTTTTTGAAGGAATACTGGAAGTTCTTACTGATCTGACAGATATCAAGCAGAAAGAAAAAGAAGTAAATGAATTGCTTGATTACACTAATGACTGTCTTTCAGCCCTTGGAAATGGAATCAAAATGGTCGGTGAGGGAAACCTCAATGTCAAGCTTGAAAAGATCAAAGACGATGATTTCGGGAAGACCTTTGACGAATTCAATGGGTTTGTAGAGAACCTAAACAAAATAGTTCAAGCCACGATGAGGGACATGAATGCAACATTGGATGAGGTGAAACAGTCCACTGAAGCTGTCAACCAGATGAATACGGGTATGGAACAAATATCAACTGCTGCAGAACAGATTGCAACAGGGTCTGAAAATCTTTCAAGGCATGCCAATACTGCGGCATTGGATGTAAAGGCATCTGAGCAGATATTCAAGGAATTAAGTGAAGCAGCAACAAAATCTGCAAGTTTCTCTGCTCAAGCAGTAGAGATGAGCGATGGAAGTCAAAAACTCGCGAACAGTGCACTGAAAGACCTCGAAGTGATCATGAATGAAATCGAGCAACTCGCAGGAATTGTCACATCTCTTGATGGTGCTGTTGATAATATCGACAAGGTTACTGATAAGATCAAATCCATTGCCGACCAGACAAACCTCCTGGCTTTGAATGCAGCAATTGAAGCAGCAAGAGCAGGAGAACACGGAAGAGGGTTTGCTGTTGTGGCAGATGAGGTAAGGAAACTTGCTGAGGAGTCAAGAAGCAGCACAGCTGAGATCAATGGAATTGTGGTTAATGTCCAGAAAGAGACTAAAAAGGTCACAGAAGCAATCGAAAGGGCCAAAGAACAAGTAATTAGTGGAAACAAGGATATTGGAGGCGCACTAGGCAAGTCCGGTGAGATCACAGGGATGGTCGACAAGATCAATTCGATGCTCGGTTCATTAAACAAGAAAGCTGAAGAGGGCATGGAGAAGATCGAGAGTATTAATGAGAATATCGGGGAAGTAGCTTCAACAGCAGAAGAAAATGCTGCAAACAGCGAGGAAACTTCAGCAGCGATCGAAGAACAGACTGCAGCATCAGAGCAGGTAAGTGGCTCCATAAAGAATGTTAACGATCTAGCTCAGAAGACAACGGATATGCTCATGAAAAATTTCCAATTTTCAGAGAACAAATGA
- a CDS encoding chemotaxis protein CheW has translation MMDIDQTVQVIVFALGEEIYGVDISQVKEIIRPTKITRIPNSPEFIEGVVNLRGQITTIINLRKRLGKETKETDNETRIIVVEYENAVIGMIVDTVNEVKYLSSKNIDELPSIITSRDDSKFLTGVGKLDDGLLTLMDLDKVFSEEEIEGMQR, from the coding sequence ATGATGGATATTGACCAGACAGTACAGGTCATTGTATTTGCCCTGGGTGAAGAAATATATGGTGTTGATATCTCCCAGGTAAAAGAAATAATCAGACCAACCAAGATCACAAGAATTCCAAACTCACCTGAGTTTATAGAGGGGGTGGTAAATCTCAGGGGCCAGATTACGACTATAATTAATTTAAGAAAGCGTCTTGGTAAGGAAACAAAAGAGACAGACAACGAAACAAGAATTATTGTAGTAGAATACGAAAACGCAGTTATTGGAATGATTGTAGACACCGTGAATGAAGTCAAGTACCTGTCTTCAAAGAATATAGATGAATTACCAAGTATTATTACTTCGAGAGACGATTCAAAATTCCTGACCGGGGTAGGTAAACTCGATGATGGTCTTTTGACATTAATGGACCTGGATAAAGTATTCAGTGAAGAGGAAATCGAAGGTATGCAAAGATGA
- a CDS encoding CheF family chemotaxis protein → MSEKVHLQTPAKLYNGQWVDAELILTEQTLCIGNIKIQVNQIEDIGNIDMEGVGGIRIKSNGEIIIRPPEKLMPQVFRFLAFNLKSDRFAVYYLDSATVGGVVTSGSQWEKGYFSVTDEGFWFISPQKQQKILFDNVGTVSKDVRNVGGKQRKVLVISKVEDGQVATSLLMCPETTLEMLENHLNLVIKSHKPQIEFTDMEKQILTLVYSGLDFVSIENMIGITTNELNEYYDRLVDSGLAKIVKVRKEVELTPRGVTMVGDIPNL, encoded by the coding sequence ATGAGCGAGAAAGTTCACCTTCAGACTCCTGCGAAATTGTATAATGGTCAATGGGTTGATGCGGAGCTTATCCTTACCGAACAAACTCTATGCATTGGAAATATCAAAATTCAGGTAAACCAAATTGAAGATATTGGCAATATTGATATGGAGGGCGTAGGTGGAATTAGGATAAAGAGCAACGGTGAGATTATCATCAGGCCCCCGGAGAAACTCATGCCACAGGTTTTCCGATTTCTTGCATTTAATTTGAAATCTGATCGGTTTGCGGTTTATTATCTGGATTCGGCAACAGTCGGGGGTGTAGTTACCTCTGGATCTCAGTGGGAGAAAGGTTATTTCAGTGTGACAGATGAAGGGTTCTGGTTTATTTCACCACAAAAGCAACAGAAGATACTGTTTGATAATGTGGGTACGGTGTCGAAGGATGTGAGGAATGTTGGTGGAAAACAGAGAAAAGTGCTTGTCATATCAAAAGTTGAAGATGGGCAGGTTGCTACAAGTCTGCTAATGTGCCCGGAAACCACATTGGAGATGCTTGAAAATCATCTGAATCTGGTCATTAAATCACATAAACCCCAGATCGAATTTACAGATATGGAAAAGCAGATTTTGACACTCGTATATTCTGGATTGGATTTTGTTTCAATCGAGAATATGATCGGAATCACCACAAACGAACTTAATGAATACTATGATCGTTTGGTTGATTCTGGTTTGGCAAAAATTGTGAAAGTAAGAAAAGAAGTAGAATTGACCCCCCGTGGAGTGACCATGGTTGGAGACATACCAAATTTATAA
- a CDS encoding response regulator: MPKVLIVDDTAFMRKLLKNILFGAGYDIAGEAENGKQAVEMYKALNPDVVTMDVVMPEMNGIDALKNIKTINKEAKVVMCTAIGQEKIVKTALKLGAKGYIIKPFQAPKVVEEINKVTGT; this comes from the coding sequence ATGCCAAAAGTATTAATTGTTGATGACACAGCATTTATGAGAAAGCTCTTGAAGAACATACTCTTTGGAGCAGGATACGATATAGCTGGAGAAGCTGAAAATGGAAAGCAGGCTGTAGAAATGTACAAGGCACTAAATCCAGATGTAGTAACGATGGATGTAGTTATGCCGGAGATGAACGGAATTGATGCTTTAAAGAATATTAAAACTATTAACAAGGAAGCAAAGGTTGTAATGTGTACTGCTATTGGTCAGGAAAAGATCGTGAAAACAGCTCTCAAGCTTGGTGCAAAAGGATACATAATAAAACCATTCCAGGCACCAAAAGTTGTAGAAGAGATCAATAAAGTTACTGGCACATAA